CCTGCCACTGACCGTCGGTGCGCGTATCGTTCTGGCCACCCGGGAAGAGGCGGCGGACGGCGCCCAACTGGCCTCAAAAATCTCGAAGGCGAATGTCACGGTCATGCAGGCCACGCCCGCCACCTGGAGGTTGCTGCTCGATTCGGGATGGTCGGGCAGCCGGTCACTCAGGATTTTTTGTGGTGGCGAAGCGTTATCGCGGGAACTTGCCAACCGACTGTGCGAATGCGGTGCTGAATTATGGAACCTTTACGGGCCGACAGAAACCACGATCTGGTCCTCGGCCGCAAGAATCGAAAGAGGAAATTCGCCCATCATCATCGGCCGGCCGATCGCCAACACGCAACTCTATGTCCTCGACCGTCAGTTGCAGCCGGTTCCCGCGGGGGTGCCGGGCGAATTGTTCATCGGCGGTGATGGCCTGGCGCGCGGCTATCTTAACCGACCGGCGTTGACCGCTGAAAAATTCATTGGCCACCCGTTCAGTGACGATCCGGACGCGCGCCTTTATCGCACCGGCGATCTGGCCCGTCGCTTCCCGGATGGAGGCGTCGAACTGTTGGGACGCGTGGATCACCAGGTCAAGATTCGCGGGTTTCGCATTGAGTTGGGCGAAATCGAATCCATTCTGCTTCAATTCCCCAAGGTGCGCGAAGCAGTTGTCGTTGCGCGCGAGGACACCCCTGCGGGCAGGAGGCTCGCCGCGTACGTGACAACCTACCGGCAAACCACGGTTTCACTCAACGAGCTGCGAAGGTTTCTGCGTGAAAAATTGCCGGATTACATGGTGCCGGCCGCATTCGTGGTTCTGGACAAACTTCCATTGACGCCCAACGGCAAAGTGGACCGTCGCGCGCTACCGGCGCCGGAGCAAGATCGTTTGAAATCGGACACGGCATTCGCCGCGCCCCGGGCCGGGCTGGAACAAACCGTCGCCGCCATCTGGGAGGAGGTCCTGTCTCTCAAAAATCCGGGCGCGGATGACAACTTCTTCGACCTGGGTGGCCACTCGCTCCAGGTGGTACAGGTTCAAAACAAATTGCGGGACCGGCTTGGGGCGGAGCTGCCTGTCATCAAACTGTTCGAGTATCCGACCATCCGCGCGCTGGCGGGGTATCTCGGCGAAAAGAAAAAAGAGGAGCCCGTGTCGCAGAGAATTCAGGAACGAACGCAACGGCAGAAGGCGTCTGTCGAGCACAAACAATTTGGCGCCCGGGTGAGATTATGAACCCATCGGAGACACAACACGAGAGCGTTGCGATCATCGGCCTGGCCGGGCGTTTTCCGGGCGCTAAAAATCCGGATGAATTCTGGCGCAACCTTCGCGATGGCGTGGAGTCAGTCTCGTTTTTCAAGGACGATGAACTGCAATCGTCCCTGCTCGATGGACCGCCCCCAAAGGACGACCCGAACTTTGTGAAGGCTCGCGCCGTGCTGGAGAATTCTGATTTGTTCGACGCGGCGTTCTTCAACATCAATCCCCGGGAGGCGGAGATCATGGACCCGCAACACCGGGTTTTTCTGGAAAGCGCATGGGAAGCGCTCGAAAACGCGGGCTACAATCCGGACACCTACAGCGGCCTGATCGGGCTATTCGCCGGGGCGAGCATGAACACCTACTTGTTCTCCAACCTGCTTGCGCACCGCGAACTGACCGCCCTGGTGGGCGGTTTTCAAATCATGCTTGCCAGCGACAAGGACTACCTGCCGACCCGCGTTTCCTACAAACTGAACCTTCGCGGTCCGAGTCTGAATGTTCAGACGGCGTGTTCCACGTCACTCGTCGCCGTCTGCCTCGCCTGCCAGAATCTGCTCAACTATCAGTGCGATATGGCCCTGGCCGGCGGCGTGTCGATCACCTTTCCACAGAAGCGGGGGCTTCTCTATCAGGAGGGCGGGATTATTTCGCCGGACGGCCATTGCCGGACGTTCGACGCGAATGCGGCGGGAACCGTGTCCGGGGACGGGGTGGGAATCGTGGTGCTCAAGCGATTGTCGGAGGCCCTCGCCGATGGCGACAACGTCCGGGCCGTCATCAAAGGGTGCGCCATCAACAATGACGGATCACAAAAAATCGGCTACACAGCGCCCGGCGTTGATGGGCAGGCCGAAGTGATTGCGATGGCGCAGGCGAATGCCGGGGTGGAACCGGAGACCATTTCCTATGTCGAGGCCCACGGCACCGGCACGCCACTGGGCGATCCCATCGAGATCGCCGCCTTGACCAAAGCATTCCGCGCCGGAACAGCGGCGAAAGGATTCTGCGCCATTGGCTCGGTGAAGAGCAATCTCGGCCATCTCGACGCCGCGGCCGGCGTGGCCGGGCTCATCAAGACGGTCCTCGCCCTGCAGCACCAACAACTGCCGCCCAGCCTGCATTTTCAACGTCCAAACCCGAAAATTGACTTCGCTGAAAGTCCGTTCGAAGTGAACGACAGACTTCGTGGGTGGAAATCGGGTGGCACACCGCGCCGCGCCGGCGTGAGCTCGTTTGGCATCGGCGGCACCAATGCGCACGTGGTACTTGAAGAAGCGCCGCCGTTGAAACCGTCCGGTGGGTCGCGTCCGCTACAACTGCTGACGCTCTCCGCCAAAACAGACTCCGCACTGGCTGCGGCCAAGGCAAATCTGGCGGAACATCTGAGGGCGGCTGCCCAGATCAACCTCGCGGATGTCGCGTTCACTCTGCACACGGGACGAAAACCGTTCAATCGCCGATGCGCTGTGATCTGCGGGAACCTCAACGACGCAGCGGTGGCGCTGACCGCGCCGGATGCAAAGCGGTTTTTCGCCGGACACCCGGTCGAATCCGGACCTCAGATTGCATTCATGTTTCCCGGCCAGGGGGCGCAACACCTCAACATGGGCCGCGAGCTTTACGAAACCG
The sequence above is a segment of the Candidatus Angelobacter sp. genome. Coding sequences within it:
- a CDS encoding non-ribosomal peptide synthetase — its product is LPLTVGARIVLATREEAADGAQLASKISKANVTVMQATPATWRLLLDSGWSGSRSLRIFCGGEALSRELANRLCECGAELWNLYGPTETTIWSSAARIERGNSPIIIGRPIANTQLYVLDRQLQPVPAGVPGELFIGGDGLARGYLNRPALTAEKFIGHPFSDDPDARLYRTGDLARRFPDGGVELLGRVDHQVKIRGFRIELGEIESILLQFPKVREAVVVAREDTPAGRRLAAYVTTYRQTTVSLNELRRFLREKLPDYMVPAAFVVLDKLPLTPNGKVDRRALPAPEQDRLKSDTAFAAPRAGLEQTVAAIWEEVLSLKNPGADDNFFDLGGHSLQVVQVQNKLRDRLGAELPVIKLFEYPTIRALAGYLGEKKKEEPVSQRIQERTQRQKASVEHKQFGARVRL